A genomic segment from Bos mutus isolate GX-2022 chromosome 14, NWIPB_WYAK_1.1, whole genome shotgun sequence encodes:
- the LOC102267955 gene encoding transcription factor BTF3, protein MKKTIMNQEKLSKLQAPVLIGGKGTARRKKKVVHRTATADDIKLQFSLKKLGVNNISGIEEVNMFTNQGTVIHFKNPKIQASLAANTFTITGHAETRQQTEMLPCILNQLGADSLTSLRRLAEALPKQSVDGKSPLATGEEDDEVPDLVENFDEASKNEANN, encoded by the coding sequence ATGAAAAAAACTATCATGAACCAAGAGAAACTCTCCAAACTGCAGGCACCAGTGCTCATCGGTGGGAAAGGAACTGCTCGCAGAAAGAAGAAGGTGGTTCATAGGACAGCCACAGCAGATGACATAAAACTTCAGTTCTCTTTAAAGAAGTTAGGGGTAAACAATATCTCTGGTATTGAAGAGGTGAATATGTTCACAAATCAAGGAACAGTGATCCACTTTAAGAACCCTAAAATTCAGGCATCTCTGGCAGCAAACACTTTCACCATTACAGGCCACGCTGAGACAAGACAACAGACAGAAATGCTCCCCTGCATCTTAAACCAACTTGGTGCAGACAGTCTGACCAGTTTAAGGAGACTGGCTGAAGCTCTGCCCAAACAATCTGTGGATGGGAAATCACCGCTTGCCACTGGAGAGGAGGATGATGAAGTTCCAGATCTTGTGGAGAATTTTGATGAGGCTTCCAAGAATGAAGCAAACAATTGA